The Cloeon dipterum chromosome X, ieCloDipt1.1, whole genome shotgun sequence genome includes a window with the following:
- the Mhcl gene encoding uncharacterized protein Mhcl isoform X2, producing the protein MSRPRQPADEAAPLLAAVLLFYLGCLLMFRRLSALLGPARGTAAPEEDDSDVRKLQRTGQIILDNKELIREVFAVESTRVGGADEGQRVSCKISEIVEARYEKERRRSQRPAAADDCNDAESNKSVPAATPPLPPKRLLEDGGAIRKSVLVVDQVTKTDDADTSGGAVVVVADAKSKPGEPAARVSHGKKRQAPAPPKPPPAEPIKSNGAAAVALHKPPEQLPKLEVEPARTTEAERQKSHAAPSEIISEVDKVKGAGESILIEKAEPAVAVEPPREVAVGAKQVEDQTEKLLKISSEIKLAIAEFRGKAEGSCQQWANKGIAEADRRGQGQGCIPPGAAAAPLDKCVSSVQVGEKATAQDKPVVRVESASTKEGQAASPAAVVEAAKQVDNKDVTVLTNNQLNKEIVGVKAEIVSCEVITAEKPATVPTAEKKTEVVPVEVSSISKSPSTGDAESVECPLLHAALTLTPSETQTAVDSNDSAPVEVRAVQSEYAITTEPLKTPTDETKLSPEVTKSAVKVAKPAIQKVNLPVDKAKELQEKERLLAKTISLSPKKERALVENAKLLLEAEKSLVKNSFEANKSVPEPLIQQHAANLVQKQDISQPELQRSATVENCSHHEAQKSTTEEKLVDQENPTPDTGECQATTEKSSKETVASADIAKPSQEAVENLTDSKIEQSSITVAAEKSNSEGKQEIAETEINAGEAVNCGKAASEPNTGPLNEAPTQNLESQPAEGDNPTEEKPKPIESAQVQVQEAKEEVEEVTLQNAASDINNAIVVQLAPTESDIKVDSGCAVAAVKLEEKAAESIISASTEIKSGAASERIETVAEEPSTEAQVEVVQAPRLEAPAAEAVKMLSTEEELERPKHIEETASTVEEKEDQIAEIVVQDAKVEGNPEEAVIEVTENRQSEIDCVQPKGEPEETKSEALPKEEKGPHSTDAPNIDEPLGAPKEGEKPIESQISKPIEALKVEDSDRVDAAHCNGEPKGDQVPSAADEGDEEDHLMKKIESFLVTENNEDDDVSMSEAAVKLDTRNCIKVKRVSSMKRSEKISKLALKKEADGQQETDTCESQGDGGKNADASYGIQSGKVNSNADKKIKTDDATKLAASAGKQPTQPAPKIGFGVLRPARPKSGAFFTSDPQQRPKSDELSEVFNKIVLRKAEEKRKSEQGALKSKSESKVSRTGSRKTKEKKPEANGVKEKSPSKTRETSPLKNGQESKRGDEKSKLKSRESSPLKESKAKTVEIPKTEPAADSRPNSEIAEEKSNASQVQAEKTSKESGGAVATGDQLPPTVANSAVADAVRPDLCAAKKEVDTSTACEAQKTNSSSINIKAGTETAAASGTKRDVSSSEATCVARKDAPLTLANKEVGKSAEKPSEVTRLVRRSSKSPVKNVSKGSSVEPKTAANEANQTESIDRSTVRGKLVLGQKLDKDAQSSSSSQKEAENAKKPESVCDRVAERLESIQAVKERPEESGNPVNIEPETTPSAVDGQPATKTELVDAAAAKMTVDGADGGGIGLVVANTGRKVGDTRYLTEMQVFFRSGVLGQLEAQRDEKLQDHVTRLQARCKGYLARRRFEKRKVQEVAVRCVQRNVRRFLKVRDWPWWRLLVRVAPLLNVHRAEEELRKQTEELEGLKMRLDKSEAEKLRLKQHNERLEARMNELTVALAEEQSASHLAAERLKTESVERSRLQHELQNAQEKQSSLREASQRLEMEILMCRATDDSSHTSGDDDDAGYEHLKQRLDRAVKEAAALRRQLQQQQEANEDQLMALRKATEKRVADALEEVEEQRQVVAQMKRKAQRVTGEHNDTRLMLEEQSARNAILEKRQKKFDSEMHQLQESLRLEKSGKEKALRERDLMAAEKTAAEQNLAACRLELEMRDEKVASLGRELEELAFGGVAEEEVATLRKAKHTLERRVKEQEEELDELAGQVGLLEAAKVRLEMSLEQQRKESKREYSQRDDELEEIRGNAQKKVRALESQLETEHEERTRLLREKHDLERRLAEAAEVARGRAPEDEQTIQRLRRELRHAKALLRDAHGLLERQRDETGGRGQLRALRHQLEDAEAARAVAMKARQTAEAEARELQAVLEEERRGRAVAEDRAAAAVRARTEVAGQLEENEEELAEVMKKYKAAVAQISVEQAATTELAVTAATLEAERNSLREQVAEMSARLEAAEGDTTTGLTARRLETKIRELESRLELEATTRARAETQSGRFREQADKMAVEAEAARLREATANDAARRSARLLREAREREASVAAKEAEAIRKRKEIELRVETVEAEAAQARADLRLALLRIEDLQAAMAGDSEDLGSESSGSIESLLDSVGESHEFLDFACRSPEGQSDPGDGVGHLTDSKDESHA; encoded by the exons ATGAGCcggccgcgccagccagcagaCGAGGCGGCTCCTCTGCTGGCCGCGGTGCTGCTCTTCTACCTAGGCTGCCTGCTCATGTTCCGCCGGCTAAGCGCGCTGCTAGGCCCTGCGCGGGGCACCGCCGCCCCCGAGGAGGATGACTCGGACGTGCGCAAGCTGCAGCGCACCGGTCAGATCATCCTTGATAACAAGGAGCTGATCCGCGAGGTGTTCGCCGTCGAGAGCACCAGAGTGGGCGGCGCCGACGAAGGTCAGCGGGTGAGCTGCAAGATAAGTGAGATCGTGGAGGCGCGCTACGAGAAGGAGCGCCGCAGGAGTCAAAGACCTGCTGCCGCCGACGACTGCAACGACGCCGAGTCCAACAAAAGCGTGCCGGCCGCAACGCCGCCCCTGCCGCCCAAAAGACTGCTGGAGGACGGCGGTGCCATCAGAAAGAGCGTGCTCGTTGTAGACCAGGTGACAAAGACGGACGATGCCGATACGAGTGGTGGTGCGGTAGTAGTAGTGGCGGACGCAAAGAGTAAGCCGGGCGAGCCTGCGGCGAGAGTCAGTCACGGCAAAAAGCGGCAGGCTCCCGCGCCTCCAAAGCCTCCGCCCGCCGAGCCAATTAAATCGAAcggtgcggcggcggtggctttGCATAAACCGCCCGAGCAGCTTCCAAAATTGGAAGTCGAGCCGGCGAGAACAACGGAGGCGGAGAGGCAAAAGTCTCACGCCGCACcaagtgaaattatttcagaggTGGACAAAGTGAAGGGAGCCGGCGAGTCGATACTGATTGAAAAAGCCGAACCTGCAGTCGCGGTCGAGCCACCACGGGAGGTGGCGGTCGGTGCCAAACAGGTCGAGGACCAGACGGAAAAGCTGCTGAAAATCAGCTCGGAAATCAAGTTGGCGATCGCCGAGTTCCGAGGAAAGGCGGAAGGCAGCTGCCAGCAGTGGGCGAATAAGGGAATCGCGGAGGCAGACCGGCGGGGCCAAGGGCAAGGCTGCATCCCACCGGGCGCAGCAGCCGCGCCGCTGGACAAGTGCGTAAGCAGCGTGCAAGTGGGAGAAAAAGCAACGGCACAGGATAAACCTGTAGTTCGAGTGGAGAGCGCGAGCACAAAAGAAGGACAGGCTGCGAGTCCGGCGGCCGTGGTGGAGGCGGCGAAGCAGGTTGATAACAAAGATGTCACTGTTTTGACAAACAACCAGTTGAACAAAGAGATCGTCGGCGTGAAAGCGGAGATCGTTAGTTGCGAGGTGATCACCGCCGAAAAGCCAGCGACCGTTCCCACTGCGGAGAAGAAAACGGAGGTTGTTCCCGTTGAAGTCTCCAGCATTAGCAAGTCGCCAAGCACTGGAGATGCTGAAAGTGTCGAGTGTCCGCTGCTTCATGCTGCACTGACTTTGACACCAAGTGAAACGCAAACCGCAGTTGACAGTAACGATTCAGCTCCTGTCGAAGTTCGTGCGGTGCAAAGTGAGTACGCAATAACAACTGAACCATTAAAAACGCCGACCGATGAAACCAAGTTATCTCCAGAAGTAACAAAATCGGCTGTAAAAGTTGCAAAACCTGCAATACAAAAAGTTAACTTGCCAGTGGATAAAGCAAAAGAGCTGCAAGAGAAGGAGAGATTGCTTGCCAAAACTATAAGTTTATCTCCTAAAAAGGAGAGAGCGCTGGTGGAGAACGCAAAACTACTTCTTGAAGCTGAAAAATCGCTGGTGAAAAACTCTTTTGAAGCGAATAAATCGGTGCCAGAACCTCTTATTCAACAACACGCTGCGAATCTAGTGCAAAAACAAGACATTTCACAGCCTGAATTGCAAAGATCCGCAACTGTAGAAAATTGTTCACATCATGAAGCCCAAAAATCCACAACGGAAGAAAAATTAGTTGATCAAGAAAATCCAACCCCAGACACAGGTGAGTGCCAAGCAACCACCGAAAAATCGTCGAAAGAAACAGTCGCTTCAGCTGACATCGCAAAACCATCACAAGAGGCAGTCGAAAATTTAACAGACTCGAAAATAGAACAGAGTTCAATAACTGTTGCAGCTGAAAAGTCGAATTCTGAAGGCAAACAAGAGATTGCCGAAACCGAAATCAACGCCGGCGAGGCTGTTAATTGTGGGAAGGCGGCGTCTGAGCCCAATACCGGTCCGTTGAACGAAGCGCCCACTCAGAATTTAGAATCGCAGCCAGCTGAAGGCGACAATCCAACCGAGGAAAAACCCAAACCAATCGAATCGGCGCAGGTACAAGTTCAAGAGGCGAAAGAAGAAGTAGAAGAAGTGACGTTGCAGAACGCGGCGTCTGATATAAATAATGCTATTGTCGTGCAACTTGCTCCCACTGAAAGCGACATTAAAGTGGACTCTGGCtgcgcggtggcggcggtaaaattagaagaaaaagCCGCGGAAAGCATCATCTCCGCGTCGACTGAAATCAAAAGCGGTGCTGCATCGGAACGAATTGAAACAGTAGCGGAAGAGCCGAGCACGGAAGCTCAAGTAGAAGTAGTGCAAGCGCCCAGATTAGAAGCTCCAGCTGCGGAGGCAGTGAAAA tGTTGAGTACCGAGGAGGAACTTGAAAGGCCAAAGCATATTGAAGAAACTGCATCCACAGTTGAAGAAAAAGAGGATCAGATAGCTGAGATAGTAGTTCAAGACGCAAAAGTCGAAGGTAACCCAGAGGAAGCTGTGATTGAAGTAACAGAAAATCGCCAAAGCGAAATAGATTGTGTTCAGCCAAAAGGAGAGCCGGAAGAGACTAAAAGCGAGGCACTGCCAAAAGAGGAAAAGGGGCCGCATTCCACGGACGCGCCGAATATCGACGAGCCGCTTGGTGCGCCGAAAGAAGGGGAGAAACCTATCGAGTCACAAATATCAAAGCCGATCGAGGCGCTCAAAGTGGAGGACTCTGATCGAGTGGACGCCGCGCATTGTAACGGCGAGCCGAAAGGCGATCAAGTGCCCAGTGCCGCTGATGAAGGCGACGAGGAGGACCACTTgatgaagaaaattgaaagctTCTTGGTGACCGAGAACAACGAGGACGACGACGTCAGTATGTCTGAGGCGGCAGTAAAATTAGACACTCGCAATTGTATCAAAGTGAAAAGGGTGAGCAGCATGAAGAGAAgcgaaaaaatcagcaaactGGCGCTCAAGAAGGAGGCGGACGGCCAGCAGGAGACGGACACGTGCGAGTCGCAAGGGGACGGTGGCAAAAATGCCGACGCGTCGTACGGAATTCAATCGGGCAAAGTGAATAGTAATGCCGATAAGAAAATCAAAACGGACGACGCGACGAAATTAGCAGCGAGCGCGGGCAAGCAGCCAACGCAGCCGGCTCCCAAGATCGGGTTCGGTGTACTAAGGCCCGCGAGACCGAAAAGTGGCGCGTTTTTCACCTCCGACCCGCAGCAGCGGCCCAAATCGGATGAGCTCAGTGAGGTCTTTAACAAAATAGTTTTGCGAAAGGCTGAGGAAAAACGAAAAAGCGAGCAGGGTGCATTGAAGAGCAAATCCGAAAGCAAAGTCAGCCGCACCGGGTCGCGAAAGACCAAAGAAAAGAAGCCAGAGGCGAACGGAGTCAAGGAAAAGAGCCCGTCGAAAACACGCGAAACCTCGCCTCTGAAAAACGGGCAGGAAAGCAAAAGAGGCgatgaaaaatcgaaattgaAATCCAGAGAGTCTTCGCCTCTGAAGGAAAGCAAAGCAAAGACGGTAGAAATACCGAAAACGGAGCCAGCAGCAGATTCGAGACCAAACTCGGAAATCGCGGAAGAGAAAAGTAATGCAAGTCAAGTGCAAGCAGAAAAGACCTCGAAAGAAAGCGGCGGTGCCGTTGCTACAGGCGATCAACTTCCACCAACAGTCGCCAATTCTGCGGTCGCCGACGCTGTTAGACCTGATTTATGTGCCGCGAAGAAAGAAGTAGATACGAGCACTGCATGCGAAGCGCAAAAAACTAATTCGAGCTCAATTAATATCAAAGCTGGCACAGAAACGGCCGCAGCGAGTGGAACAAAGCGTGATGTGAGCAGCAGCGAAGCCACTTGCGTGGCGCGAAAAGACGCTCCCTTAACTTTAGCCAATAAAGAGGTAGGGAAAAGCGCGGAAAAGCCGTCGGAAGTCACCAGACTGGTGCGCCGCTCGTCCAAAAGCCcggtgaaaaatgtttcaaaaggTAGCAGCGTGGAGCCGAAAACCGCAGCAAATGAAGCAAATCAAACGGAGAGTATCGATCGAAGTACCGTTCGCGGAAAGCTGGTGCTCGGCCAAAAACTGGACAAGGATGCTcagtccagcagcagcagccaaaagGAAGCGGAGAACGCCAAGAAGCCCGAGTCGGTGTGCGACAGGGTGGCCGAGCGGCTGGAGAGCATTCAGGCGGTGAAGGAACGTCCCGAGGAAAGCGGCAATCCAGTAAATATCGAACCAGAAACGACGCCTTCCGCGGTGGACGGACAGCCGGCTACTAAAACGGAACTGGTGGATGCGGCCGCTGCTAAAATGACGGTGGACGGGGCTGACGGGGGCGGAATCGGGTTGGTGGTGGCCAACACTGGTCGCAAAGTGGGTGATACGCGCTACCTCACAGAGATGCAG GTGTTCTTCCGCTCTGGGGTGCTTGGACAACTGGAGGCGCAACGAGACGAAAAACTCCAGGACCATGTTACTAGACTTCAGGCGCGCTGCAAGGGCTACTTGGCCAGGAGACGCTTTGAAAAGCGAAAG GTGCAAGAGGTGGCTGTTAGGTGTGTGCAGAGAAATGTCAGGCGTTTCCTGAAGGTGAGGGATTGGCCCTGGTGGCGCCTACTGGTGCGCGTAGCTCCGCTCCTGAATGTACACAGAGCGGAAGAAGAGTTGCGCAAGCAGACCGAAGAGCTAGAAGGCTTGAAGATGCGTTTGGATAAATCGGAGGCTGAGAAACTAAGGCTCAAACAGCACAATGAAAGACTTGAAGCGAGG ATGAACGAGCTGACCGTCGCCCTGGCAGAGGAGCAGAGCGCGTCCCACTTGGCCGCCGAGCGCCTGAAAACCGAGTCCGTCGAGAGGTCACGCCTCCAGCACGAGCTCCAAAATGCACag GAAAAACAGAGCTCGTTACGAGAGGCGAGCCAGCGGCTGGAGATGGAAATCCTGATGTGCCGTGCCACGGACGACTCCTCCCACACGTCgggcgacgacgacgatgcCGGCTACGAGCACCTGAAGCAGCGGCTCGACAGGGCCGTGAAGGAGGCGGCCGCACTCCGCCgacagctgcagcagcaacaggAGGCGAACGAGGACCAATTGATGGCCCTTCGGAAGGCTACCGAGAAAAGGGTGGCAGACGCACTCGAAGAGGTCGAGGAGCAGCGCCAGGTCGTCGCCCAGATGAAGAGGAAGGCGCAGCGCGTCACCGGCGAGCACAACGACACCAGGCTGATGCTTGAGGAGCAGAGTGCCAGGAACGCCATCCTCGAGAAAAGGCAGAAGAA GTTTGATAGTGAAATGCACCAACTACAGGAATCGCTGCGGCTTGAAAAGTCCGGCAAGGAAAAAGCTCTGCGGGAGAGAGACCTCATGGCGGCCGAAAAAACAGCTGCCGAGCAGAACCTGGCC GCGTGCCGGCTGGAGCTGGAGATGCGAGACGAGAAAGTGGCCTCTCTGGGGCGCGAGCTCGAAGAACTGGCGTTCGGCGGGGTGGCCGAGGAGGAGGTGGCCACCCTCCGAAAGGCCAAGCACACGCTCGAGCGACGCGTCAAGGAGCAGGAAGAGGAGCTGGACGAGCTGGCCGGTCAGGTGGGCTTGCTTGAGGCGGCCAAGGTGCGGCTCGAGATGAGCCTTGAGCAGCAGCGCAAGGAGTCCAAGCGCGAGTACAGCCAACGCGACGACGAACTCGAGGAAATCCGCGGAAACGCTCAGAAGAAGGTCCGCG CTCTGGAGAGTCAGCTAGAGACGGAGCACGAGGAGAGAACGCGTCTGCTACGTGAAAAGCACGACCTGGAGAGGCGGTTGGCCGAGGCGGCAGAGGTTGCGAGGGGCCGCGCCCCTGAAGATGAGCAGACGATCCAGAGACTGCGTCGCGAGCTGCGCCACGCCAAGGCCCTGCTGCGAGACGCGCACGGACTGCTGGAGAGGCAGCGCGACGAGACGGGTGGCCGCGGACAGCTGCGGGCGTTGAGGCACCAGCTGGAGGACGCCGAGGCGGCCAGGGCGGTGGCCATGAAGGCCCGCCAGACGGCCGAGGCGGAGGCCAGGGAGCTGCAGGCGGTTCTCGAGGAGGAGCGCAGAGGCCGCGCGGTGGCCGAAGaccgcgccgccgccgcagtcAGAGCCAGAACAGAGGTTGCGGGCCAGCTCGAGGAGAATGAGGAGGAGCTTGCCGAAGTCATGAAGAAATACAAGGCTGCTGTTGCTCAAATCAGCGTCGAACAG GCGGCAACAACGGAGCTTGCAGTCACAGCGGCAACCTTGGAGGCGGAGCGGAACTCACTGCGAGAGCAGGTGGCTGAAATGTCGGCGCGTCTGGAGGCGGCTGAGGGCGACACGACCACCGGGCTGACGGCGCGCCGCCTCGAGACCAAGATCCGCGAGCTAGAGTCGCGGCTGGAGCTGGAGGCGACCACGCGGGCGCGGGCCGAGACGCAGAGCGGCCGCTTCCGCGAGCAGGCGGACAAGATGGCCGTGGAGGCCGAGGCGGCCAGGCTGCGCGAGGCGACGGCCAACGACGCCGCCCGCCGCTCAGCCCGGCTGCTGCGCGAGGCACGTGAACGCGAGGCCAGCGTCGCGGCCAAGGAGGCAGAGGCCATCAGGAAACGCAAGGAGATCGAGCTGCGGGTGGAAACAGTCGAGGCAGAGGCGGCGCAGGCCAGAGCCGACCTCAGGCTGGCGCTGCTGCGCATCGAGGACCTGCAGGCCGCCATGGCTGGCGACTCCGAGGACCTCGGCTCAGAGTCGAGTGGCTCCATCGAGTCACTGCTCGACTCGGTCGGTGAATCACACGAATTTCTAGATTTTGCCTGCAG GTCTCCTGAGGGGCAGAGTGACCCTGGAGATGGCGTAGGACATTTGACTGACTCCAAAGACGAATCTCATGCCTAA